Proteins encoded together in one Pseudomonas sp. ADAK13 window:
- a CDS encoding branched-chain amino acid aminotransferase — MGNESINWDKLGFDYIKTDKRFLQTWKDGEWQKGTLTDDNVLHISEGSTALHYGQQCFEGLKAYRCKDGSINLFRPDQNAARMQRSCGRLLMPQVPTDAFIEACKEVVRANERFIPPYGTGGALYLRPFVIGTGDNIGVRTAPEFIFSIFCIPVGAYFKGGLTPHNFLISGYDRAAPNGTGAAKVGGNYAASLMPGSLAKKANFADCIYLDPATHSKIEEVGSANFFGITHDNKFVTPNSPSVLPGITRLSLIELAKSRLGLEVVEGDVLIDKLSDFKEAGACGTAAVITPIGGIEYKDKLHVFYSEKEVGPVTQKLYKELTGVQSGDVEAPAGWIVKV, encoded by the coding sequence ATGGGTAACGAAAGCATCAATTGGGACAAGCTGGGTTTTGACTACATCAAGACCGACAAGCGTTTCCTCCAGACCTGGAAGGACGGCGAGTGGCAAAAAGGCACCCTGACCGACGACAACGTGCTGCACATCAGCGAGGGCTCCACCGCCCTGCACTACGGCCAGCAATGCTTTGAAGGCCTCAAGGCCTACCGCTGCAAGGACGGCTCGATCAACCTGTTCCGCCCGGACCAGAACGCCGCGCGCATGCAGCGCAGCTGTGGCCGCCTGCTGATGCCGCAAGTGCCGACCGACGCCTTTATCGAAGCCTGCAAGGAAGTGGTCCGCGCCAACGAACGTTTCATCCCGCCGTACGGCACCGGCGGCGCGCTGTACCTGCGCCCGTTCGTGATCGGCACCGGTGACAACATCGGCGTGCGCACCGCGCCGGAGTTCATCTTCTCGATCTTCTGCATCCCGGTAGGCGCCTACTTCAAGGGCGGCCTGACCCCGCACAACTTCCTGATCTCCGGTTACGACCGTGCGGCGCCAAACGGCACCGGCGCGGCCAAGGTCGGTGGCAACTACGCCGCCAGCCTGATGCCCGGCTCCCTGGCCAAAAAAGCCAACTTCGCCGACTGCATCTACCTCGACCCGGCCACCCACTCGAAAATCGAAGAAGTCGGCTCGGCCAACTTCTTCGGGATCACCCACGACAACAAGTTCGTCACCCCGAACTCGCCGTCGGTGTTGCCAGGCATCACCCGCCTGTCGCTGATCGAGCTGGCCAAATCGCGCCTGGGCCTGGAAGTGGTTGAAGGCGACGTGCTGATCGACAAGCTGTCGGACTTCAAGGAAGCCGGCGCCTGCGGTACCGCGGCCGTGATCACCCCGATCGGCGGCATCGAGTACAAAGACAAGCTGCACGTGTTCTACAGCGAAAAAGAAGTCGGCCCGGTCACCCAGAAGCTCTACAAAGAGCTGACTGGCGTACAGTCCGGCGACGTCGAAGCGCCTGCGGGCTGGATCGTCAAGGTCTAA
- a CDS encoding GNAT family acetyltransferase: protein MPTEVRLAQTTDAEGISQVILAALHDSNARDYPADVIARVASNFTPEAVVGLLGRRTVLVAIQDEVIVATAALDANVVRSVFVNPVLQGQGIGRLLMIEIELRAREAGVTSLHVPSSLTAEPFYTKLGFHTVRDVYHGNERTLVMEKALSSRHPIGAYRDRAHRAQVVALWQAAFGYDAAHNLPGLAIDKKLAVNDGLFFVATDKKAVIGTILAGYDGHRGWLYSVAVHNDYRRQGLGASLVRHAEQALTALGCMKINLQITSGNDAVMGFYEALGYGAEPRISMGKRILENIPQD, encoded by the coding sequence ATGCCCACTGAAGTTCGTCTCGCCCAAACCACCGATGCCGAGGGCATCAGCCAGGTCATCCTGGCGGCCCTGCATGACAGCAACGCCCGGGATTATCCGGCTGACGTGATTGCGCGGGTGGCGAGCAACTTTACCCCCGAGGCTGTGGTGGGATTGCTCGGGCGTCGAACGGTGCTGGTGGCCATCCAGGATGAGGTGATCGTGGCCACTGCCGCGCTGGATGCCAATGTGGTGCGCTCGGTGTTCGTCAATCCGGTGCTGCAAGGGCAGGGTATCGGGCGCTTGCTGATGATTGAGATCGAGTTGCGTGCCCGGGAAGCCGGGGTGACCTCGCTGCATGTGCCGTCTTCCCTGACCGCCGAACCGTTCTACACCAAGCTGGGTTTCCACACGGTGCGCGACGTTTACCATGGCAATGAGCGCACGCTGGTGATGGAGAAGGCGTTGTCATCCCGCCATCCCATCGGCGCCTATCGCGACCGTGCGCATCGGGCGCAGGTGGTGGCGCTGTGGCAGGCGGCGTTTGGTTATGACGCGGCCCATAACCTGCCGGGCCTGGCGATCGACAAGAAGTTGGCGGTCAACGATGGGTTGTTCTTCGTGGCCACCGACAAGAAGGCGGTGATCGGCACCATCCTCGCCGGCTACGACGGGCATCGTGGCTGGCTGTATTCGGTGGCGGTGCACAACGACTATCGCCGCCAGGGCCTGGGTGCCTCGCTGGTGCGGCATGCGGAGCAGGCGTTGACCGCCTTGGGCTGTATGAAGATCAACCTGCAGATCACCAGCGGCAATGACGCGGTGATGGGGTTTTATGAGGCGCTGGGTTATGGCGCCGAGCCGAGGATCAGCATGGGCAAGAGGATCCTGGAAAATATTCCGCAAGATTGA
- the ctlX gene encoding citrulline utilization hydrolase CtlX → MQTTNTVLMIRPAHFAFNPDTAINNRFQRAPLDPVAAQRKALEEFDGYVDTLRHHGVEVLVVQDTPAPHTPDSIFPNNWWSSHADGSLVLYPMEGQNRRLERDKGVLQVLEQRFAIHNTIDFSHLEQQNMFLEGTGSMVLDRQHRISYACHSGRTHQDALRQFAERLDYQVCVFHAVDRHQAPIYHSNVMMSVGRDLSVVCLQALPDDHERQALERSLRDTGKDIVALDFDQLEAFAGNMLEVHDRDGQPLLVMSASAWGSLKPAQRQHVERHTRPVVVNIDNIERIGGGSARCMLAEVHLPARPSFQ, encoded by the coding sequence ATGCAAACCACCAACACTGTCCTGATGATCCGCCCGGCGCACTTCGCCTTTAACCCGGACACCGCGATCAACAACCGCTTCCAGCGCGCGCCCCTCGACCCGGTGGCCGCACAGCGGAAAGCGCTGGAAGAGTTCGACGGCTACGTCGACACCCTGCGCCACCACGGCGTGGAAGTGCTGGTGGTTCAAGACACCCCCGCCCCTCACACCCCGGATTCGATTTTCCCCAACAACTGGTGGAGCAGCCACGCCGACGGCAGCCTGGTGCTCTACCCGATGGAAGGCCAGAACCGACGACTGGAACGCGACAAAGGCGTACTGCAAGTGCTGGAGCAACGCTTTGCGATCCACAACACCATCGACTTCAGCCACCTCGAACAACAGAACATGTTCCTGGAAGGCACCGGCAGCATGGTCCTCGACCGCCAGCACCGCATCAGCTACGCCTGCCACTCCGGGCGTACCCATCAGGATGCCCTGCGCCAGTTTGCCGAACGCCTGGACTATCAGGTCTGCGTGTTCCACGCCGTCGACCGCCACCAGGCGCCGATCTACCACAGCAACGTGATGATGAGCGTCGGCCGCGACCTCTCTGTGGTGTGCCTGCAAGCCCTGCCCGACGACCACGAGCGCCAGGCCCTGGAACGTTCCCTGCGCGACACCGGCAAAGACATCGTCGCCCTGGACTTCGACCAGCTGGAAGCCTTCGCCGGCAACATGCTGGAAGTCCATGACCGCGACGGCCAGCCGCTGCTGGTGATGTCGGCCAGCGCCTGGGGCTCGCTCAAGCCGGCCCAGCGCCAGCACGTGGAGCGCCACACCCGGCCGGTGGTGGTGAACATCGACAACATCGAACGCATCGGCGGCGGCAGTGCCCGCTGCATGTTGGCGGAAGTGCACCTGCCCGCCCGCCCCTCATTTCAATAA
- a CDS encoding ornithine cyclodeaminase: MTRYIDVNDLSYLVSQKGLQTCITEMAEYIRADYLRWQDFEKCARLANHSPEGVIELMPVSDASLYAFKYVNGHPKNTQSGMLTVMAFGALGDVDTGKPVLLAEMTLTTAIRTAATSALVARYLARDNSRSMALIGNGSQSEFQALAFHAILGINEIRLFDIDAKATAKLAANLKAFPAIKVILAGSVAEAVKGADIVTTVTADKAYATILTDEMIEPGMHLNAVGGDCPGKTELDRRIVERARVIVEYEPQSRIEGEIQHMPEDSPVTELWQVINGQAPGRENARQVTLFDSVGFAIEDYSALRYVLDVAKALDVGSELELVPDLADPKDLFARLAQAPVAQQKKRA; the protein is encoded by the coding sequence ATGACCCGCTATATCGACGTCAACGACTTGAGCTACCTGGTTTCGCAAAAAGGCCTGCAAACCTGCATCACCGAGATGGCCGAGTACATCCGCGCCGACTACCTGCGCTGGCAGGACTTTGAAAAATGCGCACGCCTGGCCAACCACTCCCCCGAGGGCGTGATCGAGCTGATGCCGGTGTCCGACGCGTCGCTGTACGCCTTCAAATACGTGAACGGCCACCCGAAAAACACCCAGAGCGGCATGCTCACCGTCATGGCCTTCGGCGCCCTGGGCGATGTGGACACCGGCAAACCGGTGCTGCTGGCCGAAATGACCCTGACCACCGCGATCCGCACCGCCGCCACCTCGGCGCTGGTAGCGCGCTACCTGGCCCGGGACAACAGCCGCAGCATGGCGCTGATCGGCAACGGCTCCCAGAGCGAGTTCCAGGCCCTGGCCTTCCACGCCATACTGGGCATCAATGAAATCCGCCTGTTCGACATCGACGCCAAGGCCACCGCCAAGCTGGCCGCCAACCTGAAAGCCTTCCCGGCGATCAAGGTAATCCTGGCGGGCAGCGTGGCCGAAGCGGTGAAAGGCGCCGATATCGTCACCACCGTGACCGCCGACAAGGCCTACGCCACCATCCTGACGGACGAGATGATCGAGCCGGGCATGCACCTGAATGCCGTGGGCGGCGACTGCCCGGGCAAGACCGAGCTGGACCGACGAATCGTCGAACGTGCGCGGGTGATCGTCGAGTACGAACCGCAAAGCCGCATTGAAGGCGAGATCCAGCACATGCCGGAAGATTCGCCGGTCACCGAGCTGTGGCAAGTGATCAACGGCCAGGCCCCGGGCCGCGAAAATGCGCGCCAGGTCACCCTGTTCGACTCGGTGGGTTTTGCCATCGAAGACTACTCCGCCCTGCGTTACGTGCTGGACGTGGCCAAGGCACTGGACGTGGGCAGCGAACTGGAACTGGTGCCGGACTTGGCCGACCCCAAGGACCTGTTTGCCCGCCTGGCTCAGGCACCGGTGGCACAGCAGAAAAAGCGCGCCTGA
- a CDS encoding ABC transporter substrate-binding protein, whose translation MTPLRSLFAALLLPLAATAAQAQEWKEIRFGVFPEYPPFESVAADGSLQGFDIDLGNAICAKLEVKCVWVHNEFDGMIPALRARKFDAIMSSMAVTPARQKVIDFSDRLFLSPTSVITRKSADFGDTPESLKGKQVGVLQGSLQEAYARAHLAKLGAQIKAYQSQEQNYADLQNGRLDATLTDKLEAQLNFLSKPEGADFKTGPAFKDPTLPLDIAMGLRKNDKDLVELINKGIAAVQADGTYAQIQKKYFGDQDIYNE comes from the coding sequence ATGACTCCGCTCCGATCACTTTTCGCTGCGCTGCTCCTGCCATTGGCCGCCACGGCTGCCCAGGCTCAGGAATGGAAAGAAATCCGCTTTGGGGTCTTCCCCGAATACCCACCGTTTGAATCGGTCGCCGCCGACGGCAGCCTGCAAGGCTTCGACATCGACCTGGGCAACGCCATCTGCGCCAAGCTTGAAGTCAAATGCGTGTGGGTCCACAACGAATTCGACGGCATGATCCCGGCGCTGCGGGCGCGCAAGTTCGACGCCATCATGTCTTCCATGGCCGTGACCCCGGCCCGCCAGAAAGTCATCGACTTCAGCGACCGGCTGTTCCTCAGCCCGACCTCGGTGATCACCCGCAAAAGCGCCGACTTCGGCGACACCCCCGAATCCCTCAAAGGCAAACAGGTCGGCGTGCTGCAAGGCTCGCTGCAAGAGGCCTATGCCCGTGCGCACCTGGCAAAACTTGGCGCGCAGATCAAGGCGTACCAGTCTCAGGAACAGAACTACGCCGACCTGCAAAACGGTCGCCTCGACGCCACCCTCACCGACAAGCTCGAAGCCCAGCTCAACTTCCTGTCCAAACCTGAAGGCGCCGACTTCAAGACCGGCCCGGCCTTCAAGGACCCGACCCTGCCGCTCGACATCGCCATGGGCCTGCGCAAGAACGACAAGGACCTGGTGGAACTGATCAACAAAGGCATCGCCGCCGTCCAGGCCGATGGCACCTACGCACAGATCCAAAAGAAATACTTCGGCGATCAGGATATCTACAACGAGTGA
- a CDS encoding ABC transporter permease, giving the protein MNEFLNLQGFGPLLAQGAWMTVKLAFLALVLSLSLGLIAAGAKLSSVKLLRVPATLYTTLIRSVPDLVLILLIFYSLQLWLNDLSEMLGWAYFEIDPFTAGVITLGFIYGAYFTENFRGAILSVPAGQLEAATAYGLSRWQRFRLVLFPQLMRFALPGLGNNWLVLLKSTALVSIIGLSDLVKAAQNAGKTTNDPLYFLILAGLVYLVITTLSNRIFKRLERRYNVGIKGMAR; this is encoded by the coding sequence ATGAATGAATTCCTCAACTTGCAAGGCTTCGGCCCGTTGCTGGCTCAGGGTGCCTGGATGACGGTCAAGCTGGCGTTCCTGGCGCTGGTGCTGAGCCTGTCGCTGGGCCTGATCGCCGCCGGTGCCAAGCTGTCCAGCGTCAAGCTGCTGCGGGTTCCGGCCACGCTCTACACCACGCTGATCCGCAGCGTGCCGGACCTGGTGCTGATCCTGCTGATTTTCTACAGCCTGCAACTGTGGCTGAACGACCTGAGCGAAATGCTCGGCTGGGCCTACTTCGAAATCGACCCGTTCACCGCCGGTGTCATCACCCTCGGTTTTATCTACGGGGCGTATTTCACCGAGAACTTTCGCGGGGCGATTCTCAGCGTGCCGGCCGGCCAACTGGAAGCCGCGACCGCCTACGGCCTGAGCCGCTGGCAGCGCTTTCGCCTGGTGCTGTTCCCGCAGTTGATGCGCTTTGCCCTGCCGGGCCTGGGCAATAACTGGCTGGTGCTGCTCAAGTCCACGGCACTGGTGTCGATCATCGGTCTGTCGGACCTGGTCAAGGCCGCGCAAAACGCCGGCAAGACCACCAACGACCCGCTGTACTTCCTGATCCTCGCGGGCCTGGTGTACCTGGTGATCACCACCCTCTCCAACCGCATCTTCAAACGCCTGGAACGGCGCTACAACGTCGGCATCAAGGGGATGGCGCGATGA
- a CDS encoding ABC transporter permease gives MIELIQQYGLAYLFTDGNGFSGVAMTLWLFIISVVLGFFLSIPLAIARVSEHFWIRWPVEVYTYLFRGTPLYIQLLICYTGLYGLDVVQDNALLNQFFRNALNCTLLAFVLNTCAYTVEIFAGAIRNIPHGEIEAAKAYGLHGWRLNLFVVVPAALRRALPAYSNEMILMLHATSLAFTATIADILKVARDANAETFLTFQAFGIAALLYMLLSFALVGLFRLAERRWMRFLVPTRG, from the coding sequence ATGATCGAACTGATCCAGCAATACGGCCTGGCCTACCTGTTCACCGACGGCAACGGCTTTTCCGGGGTGGCGATGACCCTGTGGCTGTTCATTATCTCGGTGGTACTGGGCTTCTTCCTGTCGATCCCGCTGGCCATCGCAAGGGTGTCGGAGCACTTCTGGATTCGCTGGCCGGTGGAGGTCTACACCTACCTGTTCCGCGGCACGCCGCTGTATATCCAGCTGCTGATTTGCTACACCGGCCTCTACGGCCTGGACGTGGTGCAGGACAACGCCCTGCTCAACCAGTTTTTCCGCAATGCACTGAACTGCACGTTGCTGGCGTTTGTGCTGAACACCTGCGCCTACACCGTGGAAATCTTTGCCGGGGCGATCCGCAACATTCCCCACGGCGAAATCGAAGCAGCCAAGGCCTACGGCCTGCACGGCTGGCGCCTGAACCTGTTTGTGGTAGTGCCCGCCGCACTGCGTCGTGCGCTGCCGGCCTACAGCAACGAAATGATCCTGATGCTGCACGCCACCTCCCTGGCGTTCACCGCCACCATCGCCGACATCCTCAAGGTGGCCCGCGACGCCAACGCCGAAACGTTCCTGACGTTCCAGGCCTTTGGCATCGCGGCCCTGTTGTACATGCTGCTGTCCTTTGCACTGGTGGGCCTGTTTCGACTGGCCGAACGTCGCTGGATGCGTTTTCTTGTTCCTACCCGAGGCTAA
- a CDS encoding ABC transporter ATP-binding protein: MNQSAQALAAYPTDVRPAAKPVAVAENANVKLQVEGLHKRYGEHEVLKGVSLNARNGDVISLIGASGSGKSTMLRCINFLEQPDAGVITLDGISIEMQQGRAGTRAPHQAQLQNLRTRLAMVFQHFNLWSHMTVLENITMAPRRVLGVSAAEAEKRARMYLDKVGLPGRVADQYPAFLSGGQQQRVAIARALAMEPEIILFDEPTSALDPELVGEVLKVIQTLAEEGRTMLMVTHEMGFARQVSSQVLFLHQGRVEEQGGAEILDQPNSERLQQFLSNRLK; this comes from the coding sequence ATGAATCAGTCCGCGCAGGCCCTGGCCGCTTATCCCACCGATGTACGCCCTGCCGCCAAACCGGTTGCCGTGGCCGAGAACGCCAACGTCAAACTCCAGGTCGAAGGCCTGCACAAACGCTATGGTGAGCATGAGGTGCTCAAGGGCGTCTCGCTGAACGCGCGTAATGGCGACGTGATCAGCCTGATCGGCGCCAGCGGCTCCGGCAAAAGCACGATGTTGCGTTGCATCAACTTCCTCGAACAGCCGGACGCCGGGGTCATCACCCTGGACGGCATCAGCATCGAAATGCAGCAAGGCCGCGCCGGCACCCGTGCACCGCATCAGGCGCAATTACAGAACCTGCGCACCCGCCTGGCCATGGTGTTCCAGCACTTCAACCTGTGGAGCCACATGACCGTGCTGGAAAACATCACCATGGCCCCGCGCCGCGTGCTGGGGGTGAGCGCCGCCGAGGCAGAAAAACGCGCACGGATGTACCTCGACAAGGTCGGCCTGCCGGGCCGGGTGGCGGACCAATACCCGGCATTCCTCTCCGGCGGCCAGCAACAGCGCGTCGCCATAGCCCGGGCCCTGGCGATGGAACCGGAGATCATTCTGTTCGACGAACCCACCTCGGCCCTCGACCCTGAACTTGTAGGAGAAGTCCTTAAAGTCATACAGACGTTGGCTGAGGAAGGTCGTACCATGCTCATGGTCACCCACGAAATGGGCTTTGCCCGGCAGGTGTCCAGCCAAGTGCTGTTTCTGCACCAGGGCCGTGTCGAGGAGCAAGGCGGAGCCGAAATCCTCGACCAGCCGAACAGCGAACGCTTGCAGCAATTTCTTTCCAACCGATTGAAGTGA
- a CDS encoding Lrp/AsnC family transcriptional regulator, which produces MDTKATGPNASPVLDRIDEAIIDVLRHQGRITYEKLSSLVHLTPRPCLERVRKLERRGVIRGYGAIIDVQMVSPGLSLLVLVALSNQSGRSAQKAFEACVKACPQVFECQLISGPFDYSLRMRCRDMEHYRVLTETWLNNDELHIDKLVAHPELAVVKNTATELA; this is translated from the coding sequence ATGGATACCAAGGCCACCGGACCGAACGCTTCCCCTGTGCTGGACCGCATCGATGAAGCCATCATCGACGTGTTGCGGCACCAGGGACGCATCACCTACGAAAAACTCTCGTCGCTGGTGCACCTGACGCCCAGGCCGTGCCTGGAACGGGTGCGCAAGCTGGAGCGACGCGGGGTCATCCGGGGGTATGGGGCAATCATCGATGTGCAGATGGTTTCGCCGGGGCTGTCACTGCTGGTGCTGGTAGCCCTCTCCAACCAGAGCGGGCGCTCGGCGCAGAAAGCGTTCGAGGCGTGCGTCAAGGCCTGCCCGCAAGTGTTCGAATGCCAGTTGATCAGCGGGCCGTTCGACTACAGCCTGCGCATGCGCTGCCGGGACATGGAGCACTATCGGGTGCTGACGGAAACCTGGTTGAACAATGACGAGTTGCACATTGATAAATTGGTGGCGCATCCGGAGTTGGCGGTGGTGAAAAATACCGCCACGGAACTGGCCTGA
- a CDS encoding TIGR03915 family putative DNA repair protein yields the protein MISLECDNLFSTWREQARWLLSHQIDPSHVSWGVAEVADLFATDEQYPAECGPFQARIPKALLELLESAACYHGEQRWSLLYEVLWRVSHGDRTAMMSGDKLGSELQRRIKQVQREAHHLHAFVRFIALPAEAGPELPEYVAWHEPAHDILKVASQHFVGRMGRHRWMIATPLDGVYYDGEQLIHQRHCPVEWQQLAQNVEDPHSAMWLTYYSHIFNPARLNPKVMEGHLPSRFWKNLPEGKLIPGLISEARTGKQRDGQAKMIGAKQGKRISSGHI from the coding sequence ATGATCAGCCTGGAGTGCGACAACCTGTTCAGCACCTGGCGCGAGCAGGCGCGCTGGCTGCTCAGCCATCAGATTGACCCAAGCCATGTGAGTTGGGGCGTGGCCGAGGTGGCGGACCTGTTTGCCACTGACGAGCAGTACCCGGCCGAGTGCGGGCCGTTCCAGGCGCGGATCCCCAAGGCGCTGCTGGAGCTGCTGGAGTCTGCCGCGTGTTACCACGGTGAGCAGCGCTGGAGCCTGTTGTATGAGGTGTTGTGGCGCGTCAGCCATGGGGACCGCACGGCGATGATGTCGGGGGACAAGCTGGGCAGCGAGTTGCAGCGCCGGATCAAGCAGGTGCAGCGCGAGGCCCATCACCTGCATGCGTTTGTGCGGTTTATCGCGTTGCCGGCCGAGGCGGGGCCGGAGTTGCCGGAGTATGTGGCCTGGCACGAGCCGGCCCACGATATCCTGAAGGTGGCCAGCCAGCATTTTGTCGGGCGCATGGGGCGCCATCGCTGGATGATCGCGACGCCCCTGGATGGGGTTTATTACGATGGGGAACAATTGATTCATCAGCGGCACTGCCCGGTGGAGTGGCAGCAGTTGGCGCAGAATGTCGAGGACCCGCACAGTGCGATGTGGCTGACGTATTACAGCCATATCTTTAACCCGGCGCGGCTGAACCCGAAGGTGATGGAAGGGCATTTGCCGAGCCGATTCTGGAAGAATCTGCCGGAGGGCAAGTTGATTCCGGGGTTGATCAGCGAAGCGCGCACGGGCAAGCAGCGGGATGGGCAGGCGAAGATGATTGGGGCCAAACAGGGTAAGAGAATCTCAAGCGGGCACATTTAA
- a CDS encoding putative DNA modification/repair radical SAM protein, translated as MQLIEKLSILADAAKYDASCASSGAPKRSSEGKAGLGSTDGMGICHSYTPDGRCVSLLKVLLTNFCLYDCQYCVNRRSSDVPRARFSPEEVVTLTLDFYRRNCVSGLFLSSGIIRSADYTMEQLVRVAKLLREEHDFRGYIHLKTIPEADPALIAEAGRYADRLSVNIELPTDKSLQTLAPEKQIFSIKQAMQTIYTGEQTVLNEPRAPRFAPAGQSTQMIVGADDTDDSTILHSAEALYGNFKLRRVYYSAFSPIPNSPKSVPLAAPPLMREHRLYQADFLLRSYGFSANELFEGPGDLALDIDPKLAWALEHREVFPLDLNRAEPTLIARIPGIGLRTTQRLVDLRRQRKIRFEDLARMRCVLAKAKPFFITSDYHPQQAESTSVLLREQLRDRPQPQQMGLWG; from the coding sequence ATGCAGTTGATCGAAAAACTCAGCATCCTCGCCGACGCCGCCAAGTACGACGCCTCCTGCGCCAGCAGCGGCGCCCCCAAGCGCAGCTCGGAAGGCAAGGCGGGGCTGGGTTCCACCGATGGCATGGGCATCTGCCACAGCTATACGCCCGATGGTCGCTGCGTGTCCCTGCTCAAGGTATTGCTGACCAACTTCTGCCTCTACGACTGCCAATACTGCGTCAACCGCCGCTCCAGCGACGTGCCCCGTGCACGCTTCAGCCCGGAGGAGGTGGTGACCCTGACCCTCGACTTCTACCGGCGCAACTGCGTCAGCGGGCTGTTTCTCAGCTCCGGCATCATCCGTTCGGCCGACTACACCATGGAGCAGTTGGTGCGGGTCGCCAAGCTCCTGCGCGAAGAGCATGACTTTCGCGGCTACATACACCTCAAGACCATTCCCGAAGCCGACCCGGCGCTGATTGCCGAGGCGGGGCGTTATGCCGACCGCCTCAGCGTGAACATCGAGTTGCCGACCGACAAGAGCCTGCAGACCCTGGCGCCCGAGAAGCAGATTTTCTCGATCAAGCAGGCCATGCAAACCATCTACACCGGTGAACAGACCGTGCTCAACGAACCCCGTGCACCACGTTTCGCGCCAGCGGGGCAGAGCACGCAGATGATCGTCGGCGCCGATGACACCGACGACAGCACCATCCTCCACAGCGCCGAGGCGTTGTACGGCAACTTCAAATTGCGCCGGGTGTATTACTCGGCGTTCAGCCCGATTCCCAACAGCCCCAAAAGCGTGCCCCTGGCCGCGCCGCCCCTGATGCGCGAGCACCGCTTGTACCAGGCGGATTTCCTGTTGCGCAGCTACGGTTTCAGCGCCAATGAACTGTTCGAAGGGCCGGGCGACCTGGCCCTGGACATCGACCCGAAACTGGCTTGGGCCCTGGAGCACCGCGAGGTGTTCCCGCTGGACCTGAACCGCGCCGAGCCGACACTGATTGCGCGCATTCCCGGGATTGGCCTGCGCACCACCCAGCGGCTGGTGGACCTGCGCCGCCAGCGCAAGATCCGCTTCGAAGACCTGGCGCGCATGCGTTGCGTGCTGGCCAAGGCCAAGCCGTTTTTCATCACCAGTGACTACCACCCGCAGCAGGCGGAAAGCACCAGCGTGCTGCTGCGTGAACAACTGCGCGACCGTCCGCAGCCGCAGCAAATGGGGCTGTGGGGATGA